The Neurospora crassa OR74A linkage group V, whole genome shotgun sequence sequence aactacactactaccGCAAATAGCCTAGACTCTGGCCCCAAACTTGTAGGTGGCAGGGCAGGGGCGCTCTTTCCTTGTCTGGTTCACAAGCTCTCAATGTTGTTACGAGCCGGTACACTCCGCTGTCGCCCGCCTGCCAGGCCATTCAAAACAACAAATTGTTTTTCTTCTGAACTTGGACCGCATCCCACTCACATTTACCTTCAATTTTCCACACTTCCAACCTTCACTTATCTTACTATCTCACACCACCACTCCATCTCACCCATAGGTCTTCTCCCAGCTACAATACACACGTAACGACCCTTGAACCGGCCgtatacgtatatatatatatatacatcaCAATTCAACTTCCCAAACTCCAGCCTCACGTCAGTTGACGTTCATTCGCAATGCCGTCCCCCGCCACAAAGCAGCGGAAGATCGCCATCGTAGGTAGTCGCTCTGTTGGTAAgttcaccctcctcctatccTTTCTTCCATCGCACGAGGGTTTTTTTCCAACACACAACTCGGGTAGTTGTCACGCTGCTCTCACTCTTGCACACAGTTTACACGTTCGCGAAGTGAGGATGGCAGGCAATCTATCTGGCCTTCTTGCGGCCTGACTGCAAAGCAAGACAGAAGTAAAAGAGGAGCAACAGGCACTAACCGAAGTTACAGGCAAATCTTCACTCGCTGTGCGCTTTGTGGATGGGCACTTTGTCGAATCCTACTATCCCACCATCGAGAATACCTTCTCAAAGGAAATCAGGTGGAAGAACCAGGATTACTCAACCGAGATCGTCGACACAGCGGGCCAGGTACGGTTTTTTCTCACTCCTTTCCCACCTTACCCAATTGATGTGAATTTCACCAGGGCGACACATTTTACTGACACGAGCACTTCAACAGGATGAATATTCGATTTTGAATAGCAAGCATTTCATCGGCATCCACGGCTACATGCTGGTCTACTCCGTTTCTTCACTGGCATCTTTTGAAATGGTCCAGGTTATCCGTGATAAGATTCTCAACCATC is a genomic window containing:
- a CDS encoding rheb small monomeric GTPase RhbA, yielding MPSPATKQRKIAIVGSRSVGKSSLAVRFVDGHFVESYYPTIENTFSKEIRWKNQDYSTEIVDTAGQDEYSILNSKHFIGIHGYMLVYSVSSLASFEMVQVIRDKILNHLGTDNVPICIVGNKSDLRPEQRQVTPEDGKALAEKYKCAWTEASARYNENVARAFELLIGEVEKSNNPTATNENGKCVVM